Within Labrus bergylta chromosome 18, fLabBer1.1, whole genome shotgun sequence, the genomic segment TGTGAATCTAATCTAGATGTTCTGACGACATTGAAAAAATAACACTGATGCTGTCTCATCTGCAGCACGggaagcaacaacaaaacagcttCTTGCATGGATTGCTTTTCTTGTATTTCACAGCTTTCTTGATCTGAACCGTTGCTTTGGCAACATAGTCCTGAGTTGTCCCAACATTTGCCTCTATGTTATCCAGCATGCAGCCCTGCTCTTCCACAAGCAGGGCCATTTGGGAGAAGAGGTCATGAATGTCCCTGATGCGGCCctccagctccagcagctcctTGTGTCGGTTCTCGATCTCGTTCAGAGCGGATCTTGCGGTCCTCCCCTCCAGGAGCAGATTATCCGAGAAGACGTTCCACTTGCCTGTCTCGATCATCTCATCAATTTGGTCCCTGCTCACCTCTTTGCCCATGATCTCCGCCTGCCTCTGGATGCGGGTCTTGCAGTTCTCCCTCTGGACCATCTCGGCCTCGTTGTACTCAGACATGGCATTGTGAAAGGCTGTAGTTAGAGAGATGTACTGTGAACGCACCATGCGAGCAATAGCAGATGTAGGCCCATGCTCCTCCTCAAGCTCTTTGCTTAGCTTTCCCAGCTTCTGAAGTCGATTGTAAATGGCTTCCCCCCTGGCCTTGATGTCCCTTCCGAGTGCGTTGGAGTCTCGCTTGATGCTGCTGAACCTCCTGACGGATGTGAGGAACCTTGTGTTCTGCTTCCCAAGCCGCTTCACGTCCATTCTGAGCAGCAGCATCTCCTTCCTGAGTGCCTGGGCCTCTTTGAATGTGCTATCCATCTCGTCCTCGCCCTCAAACACAATGGCTTGATGCTCCAGAAGCTCCTCATCGTTATATTGTGTGGGGCTCTGGCTCTCCTGAGGCCTGCactcctcctctgcagccttTGAGGACAGCTCTCCCAGTCGGTCCCTCATCTCACCTGGAAGGAGGGGCAGGGCAGGGATCTCTTTAAAGAATGTTTTGGGAAAAATGCTTTGGCTTTCTGATGGAGATTTAGATAAGACGAACGATACCGCTCTCTTAAATATAAGAATATGATTATCTTATGTTAGCTTCGCTTAGCACAATGACTGACAACAGGGGGAAACAACTAGCCTGGCTCCATCGAAAGGTAACAAAATTCTTACTTAATTTTTTAGCATCATTATAGCTGGCTTTATATCATTTTATATTAAAGTATAACAAAGTGGAAGAACAACAAGTCATCATGTAATGGATGGTTATGTGCAGGACTATTCATGCTCCAGGAAGTCATGAAGAAATAGTCCAGCACATTACCACAAATTTGTATTGCAGAACTTCGTTttctaatgttttctttttctcaagaGTCTTCTGTGACCTTGTGAAGGGGCCTCTGCGACGGGTTGGAAACCGCAGAATACATTACCTTACTGTAAAGACGTGAAAAAAAGCTTGACCACAGTCAGCTGTACTAGTTGAATGCTGCTTACACGATTCAGTATCAATATTTTACGAAATGCTAAATTACAAAGTAATCAGCAAAAGGCTCCATTTGTGCGCAGATCAAAACCTGTCCTTTATACTAAGAACGTTTTGCTGATGATACCGCCTGAATTTCTACTTACACTTCAAATGCAGGACAGTTTTCAGTGTTGTACTCTGACTTTTATTCATAGAAACAAATTTGAATACTTCTctctcaaatatttttttttcaactggaAACATCCGCCACTTCCTTATTATACTCAATGGTTAAAATATGTTTCAAGTCATTTAGAGGAAAACAAGCCAACTCTAGAGAAAATGTTATATTAGGTCAATTTTTACTACTTTTATGTCAAAATTTGACAGAATACTGCTGACAGGGCACTATCaaattgtgtttctttaagtATGAGTAGTCTTTTTAGGGGGTTGTACTTAGGCCTATatcaggggtgtgtccagaggtGTAGTATGGGTGAAATCCCAAAGTATGATTAGCTATCATCCCTATCAGATGCAGAACTTAAGTAAAATTAACTATTCTGGCTGTGTTGCAACAAGCTGCAGGTAGTTTTCTTTACGTGTCATTGTAGTATATTTATCTTGCTAGTACTCTCAGTTGTGAATAAATACTGTGCACATCTATTTCACAAGACAGGTTCTTAGGACAGGAATGATTCCATAAACATTTGGAAGCAACACTCTCTAACTAGCAATGTTTGGGTACTGAAACATTACCAATAAACAAATCAGACAATGTGTgaaagtactttaaattgtgactttgtgCATCTTTTTGAGTCCCCCAAGTCCTATATGTTGCAAAATTGTGTTACTAACACACAGATCAGTACAGATCATTATATTGGGGGGTAAATACATTACATTAATTCACATGTGCGCACAACATTCATGCCAGTCCGGCATACATTATTGTCCAACGTGGGTCAACATAGTCAAAACAAGTCTGGACACAACCCTGCCCTATATATTATAATCATATATTTGAAATGTAGTGTTGGCTGAATGGGGAGGGCGGAAGTGGATTTGAACAGGACCAAAATATTCTTTCTTATgatgggggattttttttttgcagcctacGTAGGCCtactttaaataataaaaaagaaaaaaagcctaCCTAAACGTTAGTCATTACCTGTCCCCACTTTAAAGAATATTGATGCAGTATtttaaatgtagcctacatcagaaCCGAATTTATTATAAGTCATCACGGGGGAACTGATGGTCACTTCCTTAGATTTGACCCTTCAATCGTTTTCTTAGGTCTACGGGGCGTCGACTCAAGATTTCGGAGACTCTTTCAACTCGAGAGAAACTGTTTAAACCCTTAAATGTGACGTGCGTaatacacttttttctttttttttgttttcacagttaAAAGAACTAGCCTTACTGTCAATCATCATTTCCCAagacaggtaaaaaaaacaaatgaagaaaggGGAAGTCTTGACAGCAATAAGCAGGCCTCTAGCCTTTAGTTTGGTCCTGAAGTTGTGACTCTATGAATCACTTGATCGATAACTGTGGTTCAATCGGTTTAAACTGTATAATAAAATAGAGTCTACATACCTTATCGAGTGATCCTCCGGTGTCTTACTCTTTGAAACTCACAAAAGAAGAAGCGACCACGGAAAGActcatttcctctttttgtctccGTTATAAATTTCAACACGCACAGGAGTCATGCATCTCGCAGGATATCTCGCATTTGCTCACTTCATAACACTCACagtgatgcagcagcagcagcaggtacTAATGCGGAAGATCACGCCTTCTCTCCCCCCTGACATTACTCACACTTCAGCTGTTCTCTGGACTCAGTCCCGCTCACCTATCGTCGTTTATTGAATATCAAAGCGCACAGGTGAGATCCAGTTTAttatcagaatttaaaaaatgacagttCTAGCCATTTCTTCATCTAataagaaatcttttcaggtgTTCCACTTATTTaacagaacagacacacaaacctttttttttcccagcttgaaaaagaaaacatttccaagTTCAATATTGACCTTTATCTTTGATAAAACAGTGTCATCACACAGAAGGCCCATTGTGTATTCAGTTTAAACGACCAAAACTTTGTCTTTGAATTTTTGAGGATGTCACCTCTAAGAGCCAACATCAAAGCTGCTGCTTACAAGAACAAGAATGAATATTTATATGTGGACAAGAGGTCCTAAAAGTAGACTCTAATATGATTCAGAGCCAAAACCTTCTTTTAAATACTGAGCTCATGTACACATTTGCTGTACAGAACTTGAATTTTCCCTTGCTGCTGCTTTAAATGTATATTCCTCGACAATTCCAAATGAACTGTCTTACTTTTTACTCAAGTCATTTTCTAAGAAAACAAAGGAGTAGTTTTGTGGCAGTTTAAGATTTAACAAACACAACCCAAAATTGGTCTTTTAGAATGTGACGCAGTCTGAAATAGTTCATTCTTGTTCTTATATTACATCTATTAAGCACACCAGATCCTAAACAACTTACAGTGCAACCCACAAGTAGATACAACCCAAAAATCACGAGATGAACATGACTTAAATAGCAAAATTTAAGATGCAATTGAAAAGACTTATTCAGCATTTTTCTAAAGCTGGTAAAGAACTCTAATGTAGCTTCATAACTTGAGCCATATTAAAGCAACTGTGGGCTTTTTAGCTTGTtctaaaacaaattaaaactgaTTTCTCTAAATTACCTGTATGAGGAAAAAAGGACCATCAGCAAGAAGATAACCAATTTTCTATATAGTAATATTTAAGGCCCCTTCTACTACTAAAATGTACCTGTTATCACGGCAAAACGGAGTAGAATAAAATATATGGCGAAATGTCCCCTTAGGGCTTCCTTACTTTTGTCAgttaaagacagcaggatgtTTTTGTAAGAGAATTCTATTTACATATACAGGACAAGGTCTAATCTAATCCGAATGTGTttataaagcatttaaaaacaacaaaagtgctgtacaatcaaacataataaaacacaatgaaacacagACCAATGTAAAAGCAGCAGGTCATGAAAAGTAAAAAGTGTTAAGACATGTAGGAAGggataaaaagaataaaagcatACTCTCAAGCAGAGTTGGCTTCTTCAGTCCTAATTAAAATAACATGGGCAGCAGCCACAGAACATCTTCTTGAAGGGGTTGTTTTTATCACATTCAGTTGCTCTCTCCAGTCGAACTGCCGCCTCCTGAACCAGCACTTCagtattttgaacattttgctGGATGTTTTCGATGCCTGCCCCCTGCTCCTGTACCAACAAAGCCACATCCAGAAAAAGCTCCTTGGTCGCCTCAATCCTCTTTTCCAGCTCCAGCAGCTCTTTGTGTCGGCTCTCAATCTGCACGAGGGCTGAGCGAGCCGTTTTTCCCTCCCCCTGGACGCTGAACACATTCAACTCCCCGCTCTCCATCATCTCATCCAGCTCCCTTTCGCTGACCTCCCTGCCCACCACCTCCATCTGCCTCTGGATCTGCTGTTTACAGGCCTCCCTGTGGTTCATCTCTGTGTCGTTATAGTTACACATTACTTCTCGCAGAGCGTTGCTGAGACACTGGTACTGAGTTCGAGCGATGCGTACCGTGGGGTCAGCGGTGCCACGCTgctcctccagttcctctcttAGATCACCCATCATGTGCAGCATCTGCAGCACAGCCTCACCCCTGCGTTTAATGTCCGCCCCGATTGCATTTGGGTCCCTCTTTGTCGCACTGGAGAATGAGGTCTGATTTAAGGTCTGGTAGTTCACATCTCTCAGCTCACTGATGTCATTCTGGATCTGCTGGGTTTCTAGACCAATCTGATTGGCCATCTGCAGGACAGAGTCCAGGTTCTGTTCAGGAGGTGATGAAGACCTTGATGTTGATGCTGTTGCTGCATCAATGTTTTGCTCTGAGAAATTGTCCAATTCTACTGTACTGAAACCCAGAGCATCGATCTGCACCTGATGGAGGTGCCCCAGCCGGTCTCTCATGTCTGAAACACAAACGACACAAAAGCCAACAAGAGAAGAGATTTGAATTCATTCATCCGGTTGTGAGAATATTTCCAACATGTCTAGATGTGAGGTCTCTTTATAAGTTTATTCTGATGAGTAACAGGATGATTGAACTTGTTTCTATGACCCTCAAGGGGGGCAGGTAAAAAATGTACTTACAACACTGACACTTGAGTgtatcacctgttgtgataCACACGAAAGAGTGAGACAATCTCTTAATACACTGCACCCTACATTCCCCACctttcaaaacatgtgtgtcaTGCATTTAACCTGAACACTGCTATAGAACAGTTTCATatggaaacatgcagcagataCAGAGCAGGCTCATCGTTCATCCGTCCAAATGAATGGAAGTTGAATATATAGATTCTTTTTTGCTCTCTTTCTGGTCTCCACCAATTTCTGAAGAAAAGCTGTGACTTTTTTAGCCTCTTCATGCTTCTCTATGCTCATTAGCGTGTCGCTAACTTTGTCTGTATAATAATGTTTGATACTGAGCTAACGTACTGTGAGTTTTTGAGCTTTTCATATATGTTCTCCAgtgcaattaaaaacaaaaaacgctgATGTTAACAGGGAGggtgaacaaaaacagaatagCTTATAGTTGTAAAGCCATAACAATGAGCTAATCAGCAAAAAAAGGGGAAGCTGCAGGGCTTAGCTGTAATTCTCAGTGGATTAATCAAAAGGAACTACACCTTCTACTTAAAGCTAATTAGTAATCTTCGGCTTTACTCaaagcttttcttcttttctggtTAAATATCATAATAGTAACAATTGTTCAACTGAAAGAATCTGAGGAGTTAAGAGCTCACACTCCCTCTGTTAAAATAACCCACAAttggggcgccagtagcctagcAATTGgtgcccaatgtacagaggctttagtcatCAAGAGCGGGCGGCTCAGGTTTGTCTCCAACCTGTTGGTcctctcccgcatgtcattccccacactctctctcctggtttctgactGTCAGATACAGCTGTGGCTGTTTACACCTCACTTTTACATCCATCCTGGGTGATCTGACCACAAGTGGATAGCCTAAATGCTAGGATGCCTACCTATGCCACCTTGAGGATGGCTTGAGATCTGACAGCTCAGACCGTATGGAGGCGGTCTGGCATACATTTATCCACATTGGTTTGGAAGTGTACAGactcattgccctgctgagtGTAAACAATGATGCATCAAGTCTTTTGAAACAGGCAGGCACTGATTTAAAGCTTGAGAGCTGTGGCTCAGGGGTTGAGTCGGTCGTTTCTCAACTGGAAAGTtggggttcgatctccagctcctgcagccacatttcgaaatgttcttgggcaagacactgaaccacAAATTACTCCTGCTGCTGAGTCAGCGGGGTGTATTTGTGTATGGATGgaattagttaatactgatggtcactttgcaTTGAAGCCatgcagcctctgccatcagtgtgtgaacgggTTAGCGCTTTGAGTAGGTAGAAGACTAGAACACAAGCTCATGTCAATTTACCAATCTTGTTTGCCTGTGAGGCAGGTAAGTGATGTATGAATTCAAGTGCTCAAAGTAGACACATTGTTAACGGAAAGTGAAAATGCTCATACTTAAGTGCCATCCACTTGTTATCCGATCACCCAGGATGGATGTTAATGGAAACTATAAAAGGGCCAGAGCTTCATATTAAGGTGCcaacagttgaaaaaaaaaagtggcaaaGCACGCTGAGATAAAAGAATGAAGAAAGTATGTGGCCTGAGGACATTTTAAGTAAAGACACGATTTCTAGAAGTCGTCACTTTCCACACCTCTGTCTGATGAACTGAAAACCATTGCTGTTTGCCAGTGAATCAAAGCTGTTCCACAAGTTTAGCCCTTTTATAGCTGCACAATTCTGCACTAGATTTGACCTATagtaattttttaaaaatatattcccATTCCTCTTAGTCCATACCTGCTTTCTTTGATTTTAAACAGTGTCTTATTTTGTGCTTTGTTCATTGACTGTGTCGTTTCCAGGATACTTTACAAAGATGTAATTACAGGCTGACGAGTAGATTGATCCGTGATTTGTGAAATATCTGTACATCATACTGAACATCCGCGCTCAAAAGCAAGAAGTCTTATTATAAAGGCAGACATAGTCTTGTATGTTAAAAGACttacaaactgaaaaacaagtATGAGGCAAAGATTGATTTGGTGAAGTAAAGAAGCATGTTGTAGGGTTTAATGCCTCTAAAACAGGCCTCAGTAAAGGAGGGAGGAACATGTAGAACCTTGATAGGTGTATCAGCCATGCTCGTTTTCCGACCTGGTGTCAGGTAATCTTACATGAATGTGTCCAACCTGCTCAGACATTTAATCTCCACTTAGGACTTACCAAACAAGTTTGCAAACAGAAAAGCGTAGTACATGAGTATCTCTAGATGCATAGTATGTGTTTTTAAGTGAGGCAGGATACTGATTTGGGTGTTTTAAGATAGATTGTAGCAAAACAGAATCATTATCCAGACAAAAAGTATTCGTTTCATTTTTTGTTACACTAGGACAGGCCTTGATTTCCTCACATTTATGCCAAAGAAATGCCATCTCAGGCCAGCAAGAATAACGTAGAATATAGTCACATCTGCTGTAAAACAGTAGTTATATCTTACTTGTAAGTTAGAAGATTTTCTATCAGAGGTTCCAaggctcttcttcttctgttgcaaAGGTTGATCATATAAAAGTGAATCAGTCCGACAGGAAGCAGGACGACTGTGAACAAAGAAGGTGTTTGTAAAAATCATCTCTCTACACATCTGTTTAAGAGGAAATGTTTTCAGAAACACAACTTTCTGCATTCCTGCTGCATCACATGGAGGCACGTGCATACAGTGAAAACAAGCCTCAGGAGGTTtctttataaatataataaacaacattttcttgtttacatttttctataTCTTAAGGCAACGAATGGTTaagtatttttcatttattgtctGATTTTTGAGGGGAAAGAAGTAAGAGATAGCATCACAGAAGTGAGCAGGCACTGACAGGGACACTGAAAGTATGTAGAAAAAAAGGGGAGGTATTTCAGATAAGTTATCTTCCAAAAGGAGGCGGGACTGGTCATCATAAATGATAACAAATCATGACAAAAATCTTGCAGGAGTCTCGTCTGCTCTGCCACTCTTACAGACAGAACTCTAATccaactttcatgaagtataaTCTAACAAAagactccttctcctcctggCATGCTATGAAACCACCAACTGTCAGGTGCTTATCAGTCATGAGGCCAGAAAAAGAGTCAGAGGTATGTTTGAAGCAGGAAAACGGATGGTTGAGTTGATGCGTAGGAAGTTTCACAGTAATCATTTCCTCTGCCAGCTGTGGTTTGAGTGTGAAAAGTTATTTCCAACAGCCTCCATGTGTTTGAGTCACACTGGCTTGTTTCTcggtgtgtgggtggggggggtttcAATCAAAGTTGATGTGTCACTAAGCTGGGCATGCACACTGCTGCTCCATGCAGTACGATGAATAGAGAGATCAgccaggcagacacacacaaaaacatcaagcAGAAATTATAGTTTGTTGTCGTTCTGTTCAGGTTATTTCCCCTTATGTCTAAAGAAAGAAATACTGGTATAAACTGACGTGCCCATACAGTTTACCTGGTTACATATTTtcaaagtgggaaaaaaaactttaaatagctaaatattttttatgaacTCCTTTAGCCATAAAACTAAACTAAGAAGAATATCTGATTTATAACAACTGTAAATAATTTCAATCCAAAAAGCCTGAATTTCATAGAATTTTCTATGAAACTATTTAAAGCTTTACCACCAGATGGCAACAAGAGCTGCATGTGCCCCATCATTCAACGCCTCCTGTTCTCAACAGTGAGTAAATACAGacgtttgttttttgttctatagaataattattttctttaacagtTTGTAAAAGATCTTTAAATGCTGACTGAACACTCAGCCTCAGTTGTACGTCAAAGGACACAAAACTTCCTCTGTTTGAGACAATAATCTGAAATGTGAATGAGTGTTAATTTCATTTTGTCCAGCAGATGTCAGTGGTACAACACTACTTTTTGTACTTAATACATTAAGGCAGGTCATCGTCCCAGCATATTTTGCATATagcatattatttttttctgtctttctgtcttttggcTTCTGTTGTATTTTACACCTTTTACAGACTttatgtgttttacagtgtttttgtattttgatgttttctacAGTGTTCTGAtgtgctgtttttatattttttgtgttaaatGCATATTACTGTGTtcccttgatttttttttatgttttcaagtgttcttatattttttttgtgtttatactTTTACCATTTCAATTTACTGGAAAGAATGTCGGTgaaatttgtttgtgttttttgtcatATGTTCTATGAATAAAACTAATGTATTCGTTTACCAAACCAAACCAGGGACTAACAAAAGGTTAAGTCTTATCATTGAGTAATTTAAAAACTCTTCTTTAGTTGTGTGTGAAGAGATATTCACTGATttatgtgaaaaataaagaattcaAACTTAAAAGCCATTTGCATGTATTAAATGTCAAATCAATTGAAATTATACACGTAAGCAGCCGACAGGAGGCCGTGATTGGTAAACACACTCATTACTACTACTTTGTTTTGCCTTTCTTATTTTCAAAAACCTTTTGAAATACAAAGACTATGATGTATTCATATATTCTTcgttataaaatgtttttggaaaaaGCATAAGACCAGATCCCTTTTTTTACGAGAAGTTTCATTCCTTTTGACACCTTCTTTTTCTCATTATCCCAAAAatcactttattcatttttccaTAATCGAGCAACAAATAATCTAACAAATCGTACATTTTAGTTAAACTTGAGTTATTTATACATTAAATCTGCTGAGTATGAGTAGTTTATGATCATAAACTGAGTTGTCAGTGTTTGAGAAACTGGATTTTCCGTCAACAGGAACTGAGCATGTGATCAGGTGAAATCTAACTTGGCTGTGTAAATGGGGTCAGAACCTCCAGACTGAGGCACAGAAACACTTGGAAACGGTTTATTGTGAAGGAGCCAAGAATGTTTATTAATCATGGATTTGAAATCTGTTAAAACCCAGAGGACAAAGGTATTTTTTGTGCTATAAACCTTGAAGGTAACCTAGTTTGCCCGTGAAATCCCTCCACCATGTCAGCGTTTgtctttttgaaaataaaaggtTTACCCTGTGTTCTTAATAGGCCTCCATGATTGTTACACTGAAGTGGGTCAGAAGAGCAgctcttttttgtgtgttttcccacATGACCCATGTAAGACTCTGCTTCCCTCTTTCAGACTGTGTTTAACTCAAAATATATAATTTGTAGATGACTGTGTtgacttaaatataaaaaatatgagaaacTGGTGTTAATTTGAAAAGTAAAGTAATTTAATGTTTCTGGATAACTCTGATTTTAAGGTTATTATCTGTGTAACATGTCATGTTTAATCTCATTTGTTTGGCTACTTTGTGTAACTAAATATCAAAACTCCACTGACCTTTATATTTTCTATATTGGGAGCTGTAAGGTGCCTCTGCGGGGGCCAACTGGTGGTCGGAGTCGGCTTGTGAGTCTGAATCCTCAGGAAGACCATCAGGGGTGGATTGTAAACAGAATCCATTTTGATTAGGCAAGACCAGCAGGTAAATCTGAGTCTGGTGGGACAGTAAGACTCTGTGATCAGCGACTTCAGAGCATGGGATTCTTGTGTGCACGCAGAGCTGATTACTTATAGTAATGGTTCAGAAACAACAGAATTCAGTGTTAAGTGTTGAACTCTAGTGACTGTGGCTGGATTTTACAACCACCATCCCAGCACCCCTGGGTGGGGTTTCCAAGGCACCATAGAGCTGCTCCTCACACAGGCGGCGCAAGCTGTGAGCCTAAATCAATCTCACGCAAGCGGGTGACTCTGTGTCTGTGGGGAAGATAGGACTGTAATCAGAGTGGGAGGCACAGAGAGGGACTTCAGAGCAATATAACATTGAAAGGCGCAAATTAAAAAGTCGGaggatatttattttgtatttgaatttaTTATTTTCGCTTCAtgtcatatttctttatttcctctggatcttattgttattttaaaacatattttgatgttgaatcttctctgtgattgttctttttagtgatttttaaactttctcttttaatgtctctttttccCTTTGTCATAGTGCTTTTGAGGTCTTTgtctgaagcactttgaattccCTTGTTGCCAAAATGTGCTATATGAATAACCTTGATTTGACTATATTACTGTAAGTACAAAGCATGcaccccccctccaccccgTAAATTAAAAAGCAGTCTCTTATAGAATGCAGATTTCAGCCACAAATACCTAAATCTCGATTCCCTAAAATGACCTTGTAC encodes:
- the stx11a gene encoding syntaxin-11a, translating into MRDRLGELSSKAAEEECRPQESQSPTQYNDEELLEHQAIVFEGEDEMDSTFKEAQALRKEMLLLRMDVKRLGKQNTRFLTSVRRFSSIKRDSNALGRDIKARGEAIYNRLQKLGKLSKELEEEHGPTSAIARMVRSQYISLTTAFHNAMSEYNEAEMVQRENCKTRIQRQAEIMGKEVSRDQIDEMIETGKWNVFSDNLLLEGRTARSALNEIENRHKELLELEGRIRDIHDLFSQMALLVEEQGCMLDNIEANVGTTQDYVAKATVQIKKAVKYKKSNPCKKLFCCCFPCCR
- the LOC109978224 gene encoding syntaxin-11-like is translated as MRDRLGHLHQVQIDALGFSTVELDNFSEQNIDAATASTSRSSSPPEQNLDSVLQMANQIGLETQQIQNDISELRDVNYQTLNQTSFSSATKRDPNAIGADIKRRGEAVLQMLHMMGDLREELEEQRGTADPTVRIARTQYQCLSNALREVMCNYNDTEMNHREACKQQIQRQMEVVGREVSERELDEMMESGELNVFSVQGEGKTARSALVQIESRHKELLELEKRIEATKELFLDVALLVQEQGAGIENIQQNVQNTEVLVQEAAVRLERATECDKNNPFKKMFCGCCPCYFN